A single Oryctolagus cuniculus chromosome 18, mOryCun1.1, whole genome shotgun sequence DNA region contains:
- the ORYCUNV1R1595 gene encoding vomeronasal 1 receptor oryCunV1R1595 (The RefSeq protein has 3 substitutions compared to this genomic sequence), whose amino-acid sequence MVARDWTMGMIFLSQTILGTLGNFSLLSHYLYLHFTGCKFRPTDLIIKHLTVANCLVILSRGVPQTMAALGMKHFLSDAGCKLVFYVHSVGRDVSIGSTCLLSISQAMTISPTHSRWMDLKVKALKCIGPSSILCWILNLTIDIIVPVHMTGKRSDKNITKKTDFGDCYLVSHGKYIDSLNAVLLLFRDVFFVGLMFWASSFMVFILYRHKQQVQYIHRTNISCRSSPESRAIHSILMLVSTFVSLCTLSSILHFFIAVLDNHSVWLVNTSALITGSFPTVSPCILMSYYSRVPRPVVHTQG is encoded by the coding sequence ATGGTCGCCAGAGACTGGACAATGGGGATGATCTTCTTATCACAGACCATTCTAGGAACCCTGGggaatttctctcttctttcccattaTCTCTATCTCCACTTCACAGGATGCAAGTTTAGGCCCACAGATTTGATCATCAAACACCTGACTGTAGCCAACTGCTTAGTCATTCTCTCTAGAGGAGTTCCCCAAACCATGGCAGCTTTGGGGATGAAGCATTTCCTCAGTGATGCTGGGTGCAAACTTGTGTTCTATGTGCACAGTGTGGGAAGGGATGTATCCATTGGCAGTACGTGTCTTTTGAGTATCTCCCAGGCCATGACCATCAGTCCCACCCACTCCAGGTGGATGGATCTTAAAGTAAAAGCTCTCAAATGCATTGGTCCCTCTAGTATCCTCTGCTGGATCCTGAACCTGACTATAGATATCATAGTACCAGTGCATATGACTGGAAAAAGGAGTGACAAAAACATCACAAAGAAAACTGACTTTGGAGACTGTTATTTTGTGAGTCATGGCAAATACATAGATTCCCTGAATGCAGTCCTGCTATTATTCCGAGATGTTTTCTTCGTGGAGCTCATGTTCTGGGCCAGCAGCTTCATGGTTTTCATCCTGTACAGGCACAAGCAGCAGGTCCAGTACATCCATAGGACCAACATCTCCTGCAGGTCCTCCCCAGAGTCCAGAGCCATCCACAGCATCCTCATGCTGGTGAGCACCTTTGTGTCTTTGTGCACTCTCTCTTCAATACTTCACTTTTTCATAGCTGTATTAGACAACCACAGTGTGTGGCTGGTGAACACCTCTGCACTAATTGCTGGGAGTTTCCCAACTGTGAGCCCCTGCATTCTCATGAGCTACTACTCCAGAGTACCTAGGCCTGTTGTGCACACACAAGGATGA
- the ORYCUNV1R1598 gene encoding vomeronasal 1 receptor oryCunV1R1598 (The RefSeq protein has 1 substitution compared to this genomic sequence): MSLNIGIIFLAQVVIGTLGNFSLLSRYFFLYISGHRSRSTDLILRHLTVANSLVILSRGIPETMAAFGMKHFLNDAGCKLVFYVHRVSRGASIGNTCLLSVFQAITISPRNSRCAELKIKAVRYTGPSSVFCWILYMLINTVVPMFVTEKRSEENSTTTIGFGYCSSSNHDRNRDLLYSAFISTPDVLCLGLMMWASGAMVFLLYRHKHQVRHIHRNNISRRSSPETRATHSILVLVSTFVFFNALSSIIYLLFSFFAKSAWWLVNTSALINACFPSISPFILLSRDPDVCKFLPMCLGRNVQFAHLIRKL; the protein is encoded by the coding sequence ATGAGTTTAAACATTGGGATTATCTTCCTGGCTCAGGTTGTCATTGGAACCCTGGGGAATTTCTCCCTCCTAAGTCGCTACTTTTTCCTGTATATCAGTGGACACAGGTCAAGGTCCACAGATTTGATCCTCAGGCACTTGACAGTGGCCAACTCCTTGGTCATTCTCTCAAGAGGAATCCCAGAGACTATGGCAGCTTTTGGGATGAAACATTTTCTTAATGATGCTGGATGCAAACTTGTTTTCTATGTTCATAGGGTGAGCAGGGGTGCATCCATCGGCAACACTTGCCTCTTGAGTGTCTTTCAGGCCATCACAATTAGCCCCAGGAACTCCAGATGTGCAGAGCTTAAAGTAAAAGCTGTCAGGTACACTGGCCCCTCCAGTGTCTTCTGTTGGATCCTGTACATGCTGATAAACACCGTGGTTCCTATGTTTGTGACTGAAAAAAGGAGTGAAGAAAATAGCACAACAACCATAGGTTTTGGATACTGTTCCTCTAGCAAtcatgacagaaacagagacttaCTATATTCAGCGTTCATATCCACTCCTGATGTTTTGTGTTTGGGACTCATGATGTGGGCCAGTGGTGCCATGGTTTTCCTTCTGTATAGGCACAAGCACCAAGTCAGACACATTCATAGGAACAACATCTCACGTCGATCTTCTCCTGAGACCAGAGCTACCCATAGCATCCTTGTCCTGGTGAGcacctttgtcttttttaatgcCCTGTCTTCCATCATTTacctgttgttttctttttttgctaaGTCAGCCTGGTGGCTGGTGAACACCTCTGCCTTAATCAATGCATGTTTCCCATCTATCAGCCCCTTTATTCTCTTGAGTCGTGACCCTGATGTATGCAAGTTCCTCCCAATGTGCCTTggaagaaatgtacaatttgcTCATCTCATCAGAAAACTATGA